In Alphaproteobacteria bacterium, one DNA window encodes the following:
- a CDS encoding NADPH:quinone oxidoreductase family protein, with amino-acid sequence MQAIQTSDLSSIDSYRPVDLPMPVPALGEVRIKVAACGVGYVDALVALGRYQVKPTLPHVPGGEVAGWVDAVGDGVDGLAVGSRVLAQASGGFAQFALAPAASIRGLPDRMDMAQAAGFRVNYVTALHALRDRAQLKQGETLLVIGAAGGTGLAAVQVGKVLGARVIGVASTDVKRAAVQRHGADATLDREPDGWRERLKAIAPDGIDVVFDPVSGPLLQPAFRSLRWGGRHLVIGFASGSIPALPVNLPLLKGAALIGVDYRQFAAVYEAAHAGRELGELLDWVGDGRLDPPVGRVFGFHQHRDALAFALSGEGIGKTIFEVAAS; translated from the coding sequence ATGCAGGCGATCCAGACGAGCGATCTAAGCTCGATCGACAGCTACCGGCCCGTCGATCTGCCCATGCCTGTTCCAGCACTCGGCGAGGTGCGGATCAAAGTGGCGGCGTGTGGCGTGGGCTACGTCGACGCGCTGGTGGCTTTGGGTCGCTACCAGGTGAAGCCGACGCTGCCGCATGTGCCTGGCGGCGAGGTGGCCGGCTGGGTCGATGCCGTCGGTGACGGTGTCGATGGCCTCGCAGTGGGCAGCCGCGTGCTGGCGCAGGCAAGCGGCGGGTTTGCCCAGTTTGCGCTGGCGCCGGCCGCTTCCATCCGCGGTCTGCCCGACCGGATGGACATGGCGCAGGCCGCCGGCTTTCGGGTCAACTATGTCACCGCGTTGCACGCGTTGCGCGACCGCGCGCAGCTGAAGCAAGGCGAAACCCTGCTGGTGATCGGCGCGGCCGGCGGCACCGGACTGGCGGCGGTGCAGGTCGGCAAGGTGCTGGGCGCACGCGTGATCGGCGTCGCATCCACCGATGTCAAGCGCGCGGCGGTTCAGCGTCATGGCGCCGACGCCACGCTCGATCGCGAGCCCGACGGATGGCGCGAGCGGCTGAAGGCGATCGCGCCTGACGGGATCGACGTTGTCTTCGACCCGGTGAGCGGGCCGCTGCTGCAACCGGCCTTCCGCTCGTTACGCTGGGGTGGTCGGCACCTGGTGATCGGCTTTGCCTCGGGCAGCATCCCGGCATTGCCGGTGAACCTGCCGCTGCTCAAGGGGGCGGCGCTGATCGGCGTCGACTACCGCCAGTTCGCGGCAGTTTACGAAGCGGCGCATGCCGGGCGCGAGCTCGGCGAGCTGCTCGACTGGGTCGGTGACGGCAGGCTCGATCCTCCGGTCGGGCGTGTTTTCGGCTTCCACCAGCATCGCGACGCGCTCGCCTTCGCGCTCAGCGGCGAGGGCATCGGCAAGACGATCTTCGAGGTGGCCGCGTCCTGA
- a CDS encoding acetyl/propionyl/methylcrotonyl-CoA carboxylase subunit alpha translates to MFSKILIANRGEIACRVIKTARAMGVKTVAVYSDADRGARHVALADEAVHIGAAPARESYLVIDKLIEAAKRTGAEGIHPGYGFLSENAAFADACAAAGIVFIGPPASAIRAMGSKSEAKKLMETAKVPLVPGYHGDDQSPELLAGEAERIGFPVLIKAAAGGGGKGMRPVLKAEQFAEALAGAKREAKAAFADDHVLLERYLERPRHIEIQVFADDRGNCVYLFERDCSIQRRHQKVIEEAPAPGMDPSHRRAMGEAAVAAARAIGYVGAGTVEFIVDQSGEFYFMEMNTRLQVEHPVTEMITGQDLVEWQLRVATGARLPLTQEQLAIHGHSFEVRLYAEDPARGFLPSVGRLRHLALPREREGFRVDTGVRPGDEVTMNYDPMIAKIIVHGETRDAALRRLRVALSETEVVGVRTNAALLARIAQHHAFAAGEVDTGFIERYRAALLPKSASLSDRALALAALARLEEIARDAAGMAQASNDRHSPWFGVRGWRPNGEGHDDLRWREGETDIVVTARYPREGGYVLALPGGELRATASRDGEGRLHAEIGGDTLIGRVVTATANDGGVDDVVFVDGDMRTLRRVEPRDVSLADSDAAGDGSVKSPLPGKIIDVKVKEGASVSRGDALMVLEAMKMEHTLTAPADGKVKRVIYNVGDQVAEGVDLIEFEAS, encoded by the coding sequence ATGTTCTCCAAGATCCTCATCGCCAATCGTGGCGAGATCGCCTGCCGGGTGATCAAGACTGCACGCGCCATGGGCGTGAAGACGGTCGCCGTGTACTCCGACGCCGATCGCGGCGCGCGGCACGTCGCGCTGGCCGACGAGGCGGTGCATATCGGCGCGGCGCCGGCGCGCGAGAGCTATCTCGTGATCGACAAGCTGATCGAGGCGGCCAAGCGCACGGGAGCGGAGGGCATCCATCCCGGCTATGGCTTCCTCAGCGAGAACGCGGCCTTCGCCGATGCCTGCGCCGCCGCCGGCATCGTCTTCATCGGCCCGCCCGCTTCGGCGATCCGCGCCATGGGCTCGAAGAGCGAAGCCAAGAAGCTGATGGAAACCGCAAAGGTGCCGCTGGTGCCGGGCTATCACGGCGACGACCAGTCGCCCGAGCTGCTGGCCGGCGAAGCCGAGCGCATCGGCTTCCCGGTGCTGATCAAGGCGGCGGCCGGTGGCGGCGGCAAGGGCATGCGTCCGGTGCTGAAGGCCGAGCAGTTCGCCGAGGCGCTGGCCGGCGCCAAGCGCGAGGCCAAGGCGGCCTTCGCCGACGACCACGTGCTGCTCGAGAGATACCTCGAGCGGCCGCGCCATATCGAGATCCAGGTCTTCGCCGACGATCGCGGCAACTGCGTCTATCTCTTCGAGCGCGACTGCTCGATCCAGCGGCGCCATCAGAAGGTGATCGAGGAGGCGCCGGCGCCGGGCATGGACCCGTCGCATCGCCGCGCCATGGGCGAAGCTGCCGTCGCCGCCGCGCGGGCCATCGGCTATGTCGGCGCCGGCACGGTCGAGTTCATCGTCGACCAGTCCGGCGAGTTCTACTTCATGGAGATGAACACCCGCCTGCAGGTCGAGCATCCCGTGACCGAGATGATCACCGGGCAGGATCTCGTCGAATGGCAGCTGCGGGTCGCCACGGGCGCCAGGCTGCCGCTGACGCAGGAGCAGCTCGCGATCCACGGCCACAGCTTCGAGGTCCGCCTCTACGCCGAGGATCCCGCGCGCGGCTTCCTGCCTTCGGTCGGCAGGCTCAGGCATCTCGCGCTGCCGCGGGAGCGCGAGGGCTTCCGCGTCGACACCGGCGTGCGGCCGGGCGACGAGGTGACGATGAACTACGATCCGATGATCGCCAAGATCATCGTGCACGGCGAGACGCGCGACGCCGCCCTGCGCCGCCTGCGCGTGGCGCTGAGCGAGACCGAGGTTGTCGGCGTGCGCACCAACGCCGCGCTGCTGGCGCGTATCGCCCAGCACCACGCGTTCGCCGCCGGCGAGGTCGATACCGGCTTCATCGAGCGTTATCGCGCGGCGCTGCTGCCCAAGTCCGCGTCGCTTTCTGATCGCGCGCTGGCCCTGGCGGCGCTGGCGCGGCTGGAGGAGATCGCGCGCGACGCGGCCGGCATGGCGCAGGCCTCCAACGATCGCCATTCGCCCTGGTTCGGCGTGCGCGGCTGGCGGCCCAACGGCGAGGGCCATGACGATCTGCGCTGGCGTGAGGGCGAGACCGACATCGTCGTGACCGCGCGCTATCCGCGCGAGGGCGGCTACGTGCTGGCGCTGCCGGGCGGCGAGCTGCGCGCGACGGCGAGCCGAGACGGCGAGGGACGCCTGCACGCCGAGATCGGCGGCGACACGCTGATCGGCCGCGTCGTGACCGCGACCGCCAACGACGGCGGCGTCGACGACGTCGTCTTCGTCGATGGCGACATGCGCACCCTGCGCCGCGTCGAGCCGCGCGACGTGTCGCTGGCCGATTCCGACGCCGCCGGCGACGGCTCGGTGAAGTCGCCGCTGCCGGGCAAGATCATCGACGTGAAGGTGAAGGAGGGCGCCTCGGTGTCGCGCGGCGACGCGCTCATGGTGCTCGAGGCGATGAAGATGGAGCACACGCTGACCGCGCCGGCCGACGGCAAGGTCAAGCGCGTGATCTACAATGTCGGCGATCAGGTCGCCGAAGGCGTCGACCTGATCGAGTTCGAGGCGTCGTAG